In Rhinopithecus roxellana isolate Shanxi Qingling chromosome 4, ASM756505v1, whole genome shotgun sequence, a single genomic region encodes these proteins:
- the LOC104677089 gene encoding HLA class I histocompatibility antigen, A-24 alpha chain-like isoform X2 gives MEPRAPWMEQEGPEYWDRETQKAKAHAQVFRVNLRTALRYYNQSEAGSHTFQRMHGCDLGPDGRLLRGYHQLAYDGKDYIALNGDLSSWTAADMAAQVTQRKWEAAREAEQRRAYLEGECLESLRRYLENGKETLQRSGPPETHVTHHPVSDHEATLRCWVLGFYPAEITLTWQRDGEEQTQDTELVETRPAGDGTFQKWAAVVVPSGEEQRYTCHVQHQGLLEPLTLRWEPSSQPTIPNVGIVAGLAVLGAVVTIAVFAAMMWRTKNSSRERVKGRVWILLSHWGFQVPDRSVPCLINGKHHPLLGRPSLGLVCRHVLFCVAHVTRKDNVSP, from the exons ATGGAGCCGCGGGCGCCGTGGATGGAGCAGGAGGGGCCGGAGTATTGGGACCGGGAGACGCAGAAAGCCAAGGCCCACGCACAGGTTTTCCGAGTGAACCTGCGCACCGCGCTTCGCTACTACAACCAGAGCGAGGCCG GGTCTCACACATTCCAGAGGATGCATGGCTGCGACCTGGGGCCTGACGGGCGCCTCCTCCGCGGGTATCACCAGTTAGCCTATGATGGCAAGGATTACATCGCCCTGAACGGGGACCTGAGCTCCTGGACCGCCGCGGATATGGCGGCTCAGGTCACACAGCGCAAGTGGGAGGCGGCCCGTGAAGCTGAGCAGCGGAGAGCCTACCTGGAGGGCGAGTGCCTGGAGTCCCTCCGCAGATACCTGGAGAATGGGAAGGAGACGCTGCAGCGCTCGG GCCCCCCAGAGACACACGTGACCCACCACCCCGTCTCTGACCATGAGGCCACCCTGAGGTGCTGGGTCCTGGGCTTCTACCCTGCGGAGATCACACTGACCTGGCAGCGGGATGGGGAGGAGCAAACTCAGGACACTGAGCTTGTGGAGACCAGGCCAGCAGGGGACGGAACCTTCCAGAAGTGGGCGGCTGTGGTGGTGCCTTCTGGAGAAGAGCAGAGATACACGTGCCATGTGCAGCACCAGGGGCTGCTGGAGCCTCTCACCCTGAGATGGG AGCCATCTTCCCAGCCCACCATCCCCAACGTGGGCATCGTTGCTGGCCTGGCTGTCCTAGGAGCTGTGGTCACCATAGCTGTGTTTGCTGCTATGATGTGGAGGACGAAGAACTCAAGTAGGGAACGGGTGAAGGGTAGggtctggattttattgtccCATTGGGGGTTTCAAGTCCCAGATAGAAGTGTTCCCTGCCTCATTAATGGGAAGCACCATCCACTCCTGGGCCGTCCCAGCCTGGGCCTTGTGTGCCGGCACGTACTCTTTTGTGTAGCACATGTGACAAGGAAGGACAATGTATCACCTTGA
- the LOC104677089 gene encoding class I histocompatibility antigen, Gogo-B*0102 alpha chain-like isoform X1, with translation MAPRTLLLLLSGVLALTETWAGSHSMRYFHTAVSRPGRGELRFIAVGYVDDTQFVRFDSDAASPRMEPRAPWMEQEGPEYWDRETQKAKAHAQVFRVNLRTALRYYNQSEAGSHTFQRMHGCDLGPDGRLLRGYHQLAYDGKDYIALNGDLSSWTAADMAAQVTQRKWEAAREAEQRRAYLEGECLESLRRYLENGKETLQRSGPPETHVTHHPVSDHEATLRCWVLGFYPAEITLTWQRDGEEQTQDTELVETRPAGDGTFQKWAAVVVPSGEEQRYTCHVQHQGLLEPLTLRWEPSSQPTIPNVGIVAGLAVLGAVVTIAVFAAMMWRTKNSSRERVKGRVWILLSHWGFQVPDRSVPCLINGKHHPLLGRPSLGLVCRHVLFCVAHVTRKDNVSP, from the exons ATGGCTCCCCGAaccctcctcctgctgctctcGGGGGTCCTGGCCCTGACCGAGACCTGGGCCG GCTCCCACTCCATGAGGTATTTCCACACCGCCGTGTCTCGGCCCGGCCGCGGGGAGCTCCGCTTCATCGCGGTGGGTTATGTGGATGACACGCAGTTCGTGCGGTTCGACAGCGACGCCGCGAGTCCGAGGATGGAGCCGCGGGCGCCGTGGATGGAGCAGGAGGGGCCGGAGTATTGGGACCGGGAGACGCAGAAAGCCAAGGCCCACGCACAGGTTTTCCGAGTGAACCTGCGCACCGCGCTTCGCTACTACAACCAGAGCGAGGCCG GGTCTCACACATTCCAGAGGATGCATGGCTGCGACCTGGGGCCTGACGGGCGCCTCCTCCGCGGGTATCACCAGTTAGCCTATGATGGCAAGGATTACATCGCCCTGAACGGGGACCTGAGCTCCTGGACCGCCGCGGATATGGCGGCTCAGGTCACACAGCGCAAGTGGGAGGCGGCCCGTGAAGCTGAGCAGCGGAGAGCCTACCTGGAGGGCGAGTGCCTGGAGTCCCTCCGCAGATACCTGGAGAATGGGAAGGAGACGCTGCAGCGCTCGG GCCCCCCAGAGACACACGTGACCCACCACCCCGTCTCTGACCATGAGGCCACCCTGAGGTGCTGGGTCCTGGGCTTCTACCCTGCGGAGATCACACTGACCTGGCAGCGGGATGGGGAGGAGCAAACTCAGGACACTGAGCTTGTGGAGACCAGGCCAGCAGGGGACGGAACCTTCCAGAAGTGGGCGGCTGTGGTGGTGCCTTCTGGAGAAGAGCAGAGATACACGTGCCATGTGCAGCACCAGGGGCTGCTGGAGCCTCTCACCCTGAGATGGG AGCCATCTTCCCAGCCCACCATCCCCAACGTGGGCATCGTTGCTGGCCTGGCTGTCCTAGGAGCTGTGGTCACCATAGCTGTGTTTGCTGCTATGATGTGGAGGACGAAGAACTCAAGTAGGGAACGGGTGAAGGGTAGggtctggattttattgtccCATTGGGGGTTTCAAGTCCCAGATAGAAGTGTTCCCTGCCTCATTAATGGGAAGCACCATCCACTCCTGGGCCGTCCCAGCCTGGGCCTTGTGTGCCGGCACGTACTCTTTTGTGTAGCACATGTGACAAGGAAGGACAATGTATCACCTTGA